In one Achromobacter spanius genomic region, the following are encoded:
- a CDS encoding glycosyltransferase family 2 protein, with product MKSPTSIIIVNYNAGPGLAACVLSAIDDVQEIIVVDNASADDSLAILEQRCAGRDNLVILRNPDNQGFAKACNRGAHSAKGKYLLFLNPDCELQPGALARLQAVCEADPRAGMVGGLLLNPDGTEQAGGRRAVPTPWRSFVRAFGLARLAKRWPKLFTDFHLHKQPLPPAPIEVEAISGACMFTRREALDEVGLLDEEYFMHCEDLDWCMRFWRAHWKILFVPDAKVLHYKGVCSRSRPVFVEWHKHRGMMRFYHKFFSHQYPGALMWLVTAGVWLRFSLVSLYHTLCRWFGIQGRKNG from the coding sequence GCCGGCCCAGGATTGGCGGCCTGTGTCTTGTCAGCTATCGATGACGTGCAGGAAATCATCGTGGTCGACAACGCATCCGCGGATGACAGTCTGGCCATCCTCGAACAACGCTGCGCCGGTCGCGACAATCTAGTCATCCTACGCAACCCCGACAACCAGGGCTTCGCCAAAGCGTGCAATCGCGGAGCCCACTCAGCCAAGGGCAAGTATCTACTGTTTCTGAATCCGGATTGTGAACTGCAGCCTGGCGCGCTCGCGCGCCTGCAGGCGGTGTGCGAAGCAGATCCCAGGGCGGGCATGGTCGGCGGCCTGCTGCTCAATCCGGACGGCACCGAGCAGGCCGGTGGCCGGCGCGCCGTGCCCACGCCGTGGCGTTCCTTTGTGCGGGCATTCGGCCTGGCCCGACTTGCCAAGCGTTGGCCGAAACTCTTCACCGATTTCCACCTGCACAAGCAGCCGTTGCCACCCGCCCCGATCGAAGTCGAGGCCATCTCAGGCGCGTGCATGTTCACCCGTCGTGAAGCGCTCGACGAAGTCGGCCTACTGGACGAGGAGTACTTCATGCACTGCGAAGATCTGGACTGGTGCATGCGGTTCTGGCGGGCACACTGGAAGATTCTATTCGTGCCGGACGCGAAGGTGCTGCACTATAAGGGAGTCTGCAGCCGGTCACGACCCGTATTCGTGGAATGGCACAAGCACCGCGGCATGATGCGGTTCTACCACAAGTTCTTCAGTCACCAGTATCCAGGCGCCTTGATGTGGCTCGTCACCGCCGGCGTATGGCTGCGTTTCTCGCTAGTCTCGCTGTACCACACGCTGTGCCGATGGTTCGGTATCCAGGGACGCAAGAATGGCTGA